In Methylococcus geothermalis, one genomic interval encodes:
- a CDS encoding HpcH/HpaI aldolase/citrate lyase family protein: protein MAVKNRLHRSELAVPGSNPRMLEKAPDAGADIVFLDLEDAVAPDDKALARKNIIAALDTYDWSKCAVSIRINGLDTHYAYRDLVDIVEACGDKLDTILIPKVGCAADVLFVATMLSQIEAYKGFKPINIHVLIETAMGMANVEEIARTCPERMEAMVFGVADYAASVRARTTNIGGANPDYGMLTDPDETGARAYHWGDQWHFGISRMVAACRAYGLRPIDGPFGDFSDPEGFRAAARRAAALGCEGKWAIHPSQVALCNEIFTPTEQEVTRAYRILEAMEQAAKEGKGAVSLDGRLIDAASIRMAENVVRQMNQIESRRNG from the coding sequence ATGGCTGTCAAGAACCGTCTCCACCGCAGCGAACTCGCGGTGCCAGGCAGCAATCCGCGCATGCTTGAAAAAGCGCCCGATGCGGGCGCCGACATCGTTTTTCTGGACCTGGAAGACGCGGTGGCGCCGGACGACAAGGCGCTGGCGCGCAAGAACATCATCGCCGCGCTCGATACTTACGATTGGTCCAAGTGCGCCGTTTCGATCCGCATCAATGGGCTGGACACTCATTACGCCTATCGCGACCTGGTCGATATCGTCGAAGCCTGCGGCGACAAACTCGATACCATTCTGATTCCCAAAGTGGGCTGCGCCGCGGACGTCTTGTTCGTCGCGACCATGCTGTCCCAAATCGAAGCATATAAAGGCTTCAAACCCATCAATATCCATGTACTGATCGAAACTGCGATGGGCATGGCCAACGTGGAAGAGATCGCCCGCACCTGTCCGGAACGCATGGAAGCCATGGTCTTCGGGGTGGCAGACTACGCCGCGTCGGTGCGCGCCCGCACCACCAACATCGGCGGCGCCAACCCTGATTACGGCATGCTGACCGACCCCGACGAGACCGGTGCTCGCGCCTATCACTGGGGCGACCAGTGGCATTTCGGCATTTCCCGCATGGTCGCGGCATGCCGCGCCTACGGGCTTCGTCCCATCGACGGTCCGTTCGGCGATTTCAGCGACCCGGAAGGCTTCCGCGCTGCCGCCCGCCGCGCCGCGGCCCTGGGCTGCGAAGGGAAGTGGGCCATCCATCCCTCTCAGGTCGCACTGTGCAACGAAATCTTCACTCCCACGGAACAGGAAGTCACCCGCGCCTACCGCATCCTGGAAGCCATGGAGCAGGCGGCGAAGGAAGGCAAGGGCGCGGTATCCCTGGACGGACGCCTGATCGATGCCGCTTCGATCCGCATGGCGGAGAACGTGGTGCGCCAGATGAACCAGATCGAGTCGCGCCGGAATGGTTGA
- the dnaB gene encoding replicative DNA helicase codes for MSDYARSIDKRVEALKVPPHSIQAEQAVLGGLLLDNLTWDVVADRLVEEDFYRRDHRLIFRAIRQLSEKQVPFDVVTLSEVLEKTGELEDAGGLAYLAVLARETPSAANISAYADIVRERAVLRQLIHVGTEIADSAYQPEGRGMSELLEHAEQRVFQIADQRQRGSAGFKPIKSLLVAAVDRIETLFQKEGHITGASTGFADFDEMTSGLQQSDLIIIAGRPSMGKTTFAMNIAENVAIKEGLPVAVFSMEMPGEQLAMRMMSSLGRIDQHRVRTGKLEDDEWPRMTSAINILAETKLFIDDTAALSPTEVRARCRRLARENGQLGLVVLDYLQLMQCSGGENRVAEISEISRSLKALAKELNVPVIALSQLNRNLEQRPNKRPVPSDLRESGSIEQDADLIVFIYRDEVYHPDSADKGTAEIIIAKQRNGPIGTVRMTFLGQYTRFENFIADPYSSEGY; via the coding sequence ATGTCCGATTACGCCCGATCGATCGACAAACGCGTGGAGGCACTCAAGGTACCGCCCCACTCGATCCAGGCCGAACAGGCGGTGCTGGGCGGCCTGTTGCTCGACAACCTGACCTGGGATGTGGTCGCCGACCGTCTCGTCGAGGAGGATTTTTACCGGCGCGACCATCGCCTGATTTTCCGCGCGATCCGCCAGCTCTCGGAAAAACAGGTGCCGTTCGACGTGGTCACGCTGTCGGAGGTGCTGGAAAAGACCGGTGAGCTGGAGGATGCCGGCGGTCTGGCCTATCTCGCCGTGCTGGCGCGGGAAACGCCCAGCGCCGCCAACATATCGGCCTATGCCGACATCGTGCGCGAGCGCGCCGTTCTTCGGCAGCTCATCCATGTCGGCACCGAAATCGCCGATTCGGCCTATCAGCCGGAAGGGCGTGGCATGAGCGAGCTGCTCGAGCACGCCGAGCAGCGCGTGTTCCAGATCGCCGACCAGCGCCAGCGCGGCAGCGCCGGTTTCAAGCCGATCAAGAGCCTGCTGGTCGCGGCCGTCGACCGCATCGAGACGCTGTTCCAGAAAGAAGGGCACATCACCGGCGCAAGCACGGGATTCGCCGATTTCGACGAGATGACCTCGGGCTTGCAGCAGTCCGACCTCATCATCATCGCCGGCCGCCCGTCGATGGGTAAAACCACCTTCGCGATGAACATCGCCGAAAATGTGGCGATCAAGGAAGGCCTGCCTGTCGCCGTGTTCAGCATGGAGATGCCCGGCGAACAGCTGGCGATGCGCATGATGTCCTCGCTCGGCCGCATCGACCAGCACCGGGTCAGGACCGGCAAGCTGGAGGACGACGAATGGCCGCGCATGACCTCGGCCATCAACATCCTGGCCGAGACCAAGCTCTTCATCGACGACACGGCGGCGCTTTCACCTACCGAGGTCCGCGCCCGCTGCCGTCGGCTGGCGCGCGAGAACGGCCAGCTCGGGCTGGTAGTGCTGGACTACCTGCAACTCATGCAATGCTCGGGCGGCGAGAACCGGGTGGCCGAAATTTCCGAGATCTCCCGCTCGCTCAAGGCCTTGGCCAAGGAACTGAACGTGCCCGTGATCGCCCTGTCTCAGCTCAACCGCAATCTGGAGCAGCGGCCCAACAAGCGGCCGGTGCCGTCCGATCTGCGCGAATCGGGCTCGATCGAGCAGGATGCCGACCTGATCGTGTTCATCTACCGCGACGAGGTCTACCATCCGGACAGCGCCGACAAGGGCACGGCGGAAATCATCATCGCCAAGCAGCGTAACGGCCCGATCGGCACGGTGCGGATGACCTTCCTGGGCCAATACACGCGCTTCGAGAACTTCATCGCCGATCCTTATTCCAGCGAGGGGTACTGA
- a CDS encoding efflux RND transporter permease subunit, which produces MPRFALRFPYFIIVCGLMAGVLGVSALLRMPVDLFPSINIPVVMVATFYSGMPPQQIETAITAPFERMFTLASDVDHIESRSLPGVSLIKVYFHPGSNPDSALTGISNLAMATLRRLPQGTLPPVILKSDASSMPVCLVTFRGKDLAEKDLLDIARFNVRNQMASVPGASVPLPFGGKMRQIQVYVDPVKMQAYGLSIDDVVSSVNDANLILPAGFSRIGNLTYNIYTNSQVATMRELEQVPLRTVGQGAVMVGDVGRAKDDTMIQTNIVRIDGQRSVYVPVLKQGGNTNTIAIVDGIKDIVSRLLDVPKTLVTDVIFDQSLFVKSAIENLMHEGLTGLCLTGLMILMFLGSPRATGAVMLSIPLSALTMFFVMYLGGGSVNTMLLGGLALAFSRLIDNSVIVLENIFRHMEMGKPAAEAAERGGMEVSLPVLAATLTMAIVFFPVSFLQGVSKFLFSALGLAVVMSEFASYIVAMTVVPLFCSRFITNVHGGVHATASHPSLLARFNAGFDARFKAFLDRYQALLALALQRPQATLAGIVGLFAASLLLFPLLGLAFFPRTDPGLFTLMIKAPSGMRLEKTEDQIRQVEALIRRNVAPEDLQLVMSNIGSVADLPALYTTNSTEDTAFVQVALKADHKTGSFEYMDRIGKALTAEMPQLSSYLLTSGLVDAVMNQGMPAPIDVQVSTNDLPAADSVVKALTARIRELPGVGGIFTPQNNHLPAFNIEVDRIRAGQVGLTEKNVVDSLISALTSDVMISPNYWIDPQSGNNYFLSVQYPLDLIKSIADLQNLVLHGPNVKGPTTLDSVARITEMRSPNEVDHYQIRRVMDIYVAPSGEDLGRLATAIEDIVAGMPLPEGVVVTLRGSVQSMRASFHSFAVGLSLSVILVYLVLVAQFRSFVTPFIILLAVPTGITGVILMLLLSGTTLNVMSLMGVLMLSGMVVSNSILIVEFTNQLRAAGMGVEEAASQACRTRLRPVLMTSLATIIGLIPMALKLGTGSEAYAPLARVIIGGLSVSVVLTVFIVPAAYVLIFRNRDGEANAASLPEAIP; this is translated from the coding sequence ATGCCCCGTTTCGCCCTCCGCTTCCCCTATTTCATCATCGTCTGCGGGCTGATGGCGGGGGTGCTGGGCGTGTCGGCCTTGCTGCGAATGCCGGTCGACCTGTTCCCGAGCATCAACATACCGGTGGTGATGGTCGCCACCTTCTACTCGGGCATGCCGCCGCAGCAGATCGAAACGGCCATCACCGCGCCGTTCGAGCGCATGTTCACCCTCGCCAGCGACGTCGATCACATCGAATCACGTTCCCTGCCCGGCGTCAGTCTGATCAAGGTGTACTTTCATCCCGGCTCGAATCCGGACTCGGCGTTGACCGGTATCTCCAATCTGGCGATGGCGACGCTCCGCCGCCTCCCGCAAGGGACACTGCCGCCGGTGATCCTGAAATCCGATGCCTCCAGCATGCCGGTGTGCCTGGTGACGTTCAGGGGCAAGGACCTGGCCGAAAAGGACTTGCTGGACATCGCCCGCTTCAACGTGCGCAACCAGATGGCGAGCGTGCCCGGCGCCTCGGTGCCGTTGCCGTTCGGCGGCAAGATGCGGCAGATCCAGGTCTACGTCGACCCCGTGAAGATGCAGGCCTACGGCCTGAGCATCGACGACGTGGTGAGTTCGGTCAACGACGCCAACCTGATCCTCCCCGCCGGCTTCTCGCGCATCGGCAACCTGACCTACAACATCTACACCAACAGCCAGGTCGCCACCATGCGGGAGCTCGAGCAAGTGCCGCTGCGCACCGTCGGGCAGGGAGCGGTCATGGTGGGCGATGTCGGCCGGGCCAAGGACGACACCATGATCCAGACCAACATCGTGCGCATCGACGGCCAGCGCTCGGTGTACGTGCCGGTGCTGAAGCAAGGGGGGAATACCAATACGATCGCCATCGTCGACGGCATCAAGGACATCGTCTCCCGCCTGCTCGACGTGCCCAAGACCCTGGTGACCGACGTCATCTTCGACCAGTCGCTGTTCGTCAAGAGCGCCATCGAGAACCTGATGCACGAAGGACTGACCGGGCTGTGCCTGACCGGCCTGATGATCCTGATGTTCCTCGGCAGTCCGCGCGCCACCGGGGCGGTGATGCTGTCGATCCCGCTGTCGGCGCTGACCATGTTCTTCGTCATGTACCTCGGCGGCGGCTCGGTCAACACCATGCTCTTGGGCGGCCTGGCGCTGGCGTTCTCGCGCCTGATCGACAACTCGGTGATCGTGCTGGAAAACATCTTCCGGCACATGGAGATGGGCAAACCGGCTGCCGAGGCCGCGGAGCGGGGCGGCATGGAAGTCTCGCTGCCGGTGCTCGCCGCCACCCTGACCATGGCCATCGTGTTCTTCCCGGTGAGCTTTCTGCAGGGCGTCAGCAAGTTTCTGTTCTCGGCGCTGGGACTGGCCGTGGTCATGTCGGAATTCGCTTCCTACATCGTGGCCATGACGGTGGTGCCGCTGTTCTGCTCCCGGTTCATCACGAACGTCCACGGCGGCGTGCACGCCACGGCCTCCCACCCTTCCCTTTTGGCCCGCTTCAACGCGGGGTTCGACGCACGCTTCAAGGCCTTTCTCGATCGCTACCAAGCCCTGCTGGCCCTCGCTCTGCAACGCCCGCAAGCGACCCTCGCCGGCATCGTGGGCCTGTTCGCCGCCAGCCTGCTTTTGTTTCCGCTGCTTGGCCTGGCATTTTTCCCCCGCACCGATCCCGGCCTGTTCACCCTCATGATCAAGGCGCCTTCGGGGATGCGGCTGGAGAAGACCGAGGACCAGATCCGCCAGGTCGAGGCGCTGATCCGCCGCAACGTCGCTCCGGAAGACCTGCAGCTCGTCATGTCGAACATCGGCTCGGTGGCCGACCTGCCGGCGCTCTACACCACCAATTCCACCGAGGATACGGCCTTCGTGCAGGTCGCCCTGAAGGCCGACCACAAGACCGGGAGTTTCGAATACATGGACCGGATCGGCAAGGCACTGACAGCGGAAATGCCGCAACTGAGCAGCTACCTCCTGACCAGCGGGCTGGTCGATGCAGTCATGAACCAGGGCATGCCGGCGCCGATCGACGTCCAGGTCAGCACCAACGACCTTCCTGCCGCCGACAGCGTTGTCAAGGCCCTGACCGCGAGGATTCGTGAGCTTCCCGGCGTCGGCGGCATTTTCACCCCGCAGAACAACCATCTGCCGGCCTTCAACATCGAAGTCGACCGTATCCGCGCCGGCCAGGTCGGCCTCACGGAGAAGAACGTGGTCGACAGCCTGATCTCGGCCCTGACCTCGGACGTCATGATTTCGCCGAACTACTGGATCGACCCCCAATCCGGCAACAATTATTTCCTTTCCGTCCAATATCCGCTGGATCTGATCAAGTCCATCGCCGATCTGCAGAACCTGGTATTGCACGGCCCCAACGTGAAAGGTCCGACGACCCTGGACAGCGTCGCCAGGATCACGGAGATGCGTTCGCCCAACGAAGTCGACCACTACCAGATCCGGCGCGTGATGGACATCTACGTCGCGCCGAGCGGGGAGGACCTGGGCCGGCTGGCCACCGCCATCGAAGACATCGTCGCGGGAATGCCGTTGCCGGAAGGCGTGGTGGTGACCTTGCGCGGCTCCGTGCAAAGCATGCGGGCGTCTTTCCACAGTTTCGCCGTCGGCCTGAGCCTGTCGGTCATCCTGGTCTATCTGGTGCTGGTCGCCCAGTTCCGCTCCTTCGTCACGCCCTTCATCATTCTGCTGGCGGTGCCCACCGGCATCACCGGGGTGATCCTGATGCTGCTGTTGAGCGGCACCACGCTCAACGTCATGTCGCTGATGGGCGTGCTCATGCTGAGCGGGATGGTGGTCTCGAACAGCATCCTGATCGTCGAATTCACCAACCAGTTGCGCGCCGCGGGCATGGGGGTGGAGGAAGCTGCCTCCCAGGCGTGCCGGACACGGTTGCGGCCGGTGCTGATGACCTCGCTCGCCACCATCATCGGACTGATTCCGATGGCATTGAAGCTCGGCACCGGCAGCGAGGCGTATGCGCCGCTGGCGCGCGTGATCATCGGCGGCCTCAGTGTCTCGGTGGTGCTGACGGTGTTCATCGTGCCGGCCGCCTACGTGCTGATTTTCCGCAATCGCGACGGCGAAGCGAACGCTGCTTCCCTGCCGGAGGCCATTCCATGA
- the alr gene encoding alanine racemase — MVPAARAVLDMAAFAHNFAWIRAAVPDSRIMAVIKANAYGHGLVRAARALPAADAFAVARVEEGVVLRQAGIAQRIAVLQGYTDEEGMRLSARHGLEPVIHSGFQLDLLERLDTRVPMGVWLKADSGMHRLGLGEEEFARARTRLARMPQVCQPVPVMTHLANADVTDDPATEIQLRCFGRMAGDGGEFSIANSAGLMAWEAARGAWVRPGILLYGVSPFPGRPGPEEGLRPVMTLQSRLIAIKHLKTGDAVGYGGDFVCRRPTRMGIAAIGYGDGYPRRAATGTPVLVRGRRVPLIGRVSMDMISVDLTDCPTAEIGDTVTLWGQGLPVEEVARCADTIPYVLLCNVTQRVNMVETAA; from the coding sequence GTGGTGCCCGCAGCCCGCGCCGTCCTGGACATGGCGGCCTTCGCCCACAATTTCGCCTGGATCCGCGCCGCCGTGCCGGATTCGAGAATCATGGCCGTCATCAAAGCCAATGCCTACGGGCACGGGCTGGTCCGAGCCGCTAGAGCGCTGCCGGCAGCGGACGCGTTCGCCGTGGCGCGGGTGGAGGAGGGCGTCGTCCTGCGCCAGGCGGGTATCGCTCAACGGATCGCGGTGCTGCAGGGCTATACCGACGAGGAAGGGATGAGGCTGAGCGCCCGCCATGGTCTCGAACCGGTGATTCATTCCGGCTTTCAGCTCGATCTGCTGGAGCGGCTCGATACTCGTGTCCCGATGGGGGTGTGGCTAAAGGCGGACAGCGGCATGCATCGGCTGGGATTGGGCGAAGAGGAGTTCGCCCGTGCGCGGACGCGGCTGGCGCGGATGCCGCAGGTGTGCCAGCCGGTGCCCGTCATGACGCATCTGGCCAATGCCGACGTCACCGATGACCCGGCGACGGAGATACAGCTCCGCTGTTTTGGCCGAATGGCTGGCGACGGCGGCGAATTCAGCATCGCCAACTCGGCGGGTCTCATGGCCTGGGAAGCAGCCCGCGGCGCCTGGGTCCGGCCCGGCATCCTGCTTTACGGCGTATCGCCGTTTCCCGGCCGGCCCGGCCCGGAAGAAGGCTTGAGGCCGGTCATGACCCTGCAGAGCCGGCTGATTGCGATCAAGCACCTGAAAACCGGCGACGCGGTCGGCTATGGCGGCGATTTCGTGTGCCGGCGCCCGACCCGCATGGGCATCGCGGCCATAGGCTACGGCGACGGCTATCCCCGCCGCGCGGCCACCGGCACACCGGTACTGGTCCGAGGCAGGCGCGTGCCGCTGATCGGCCGGGTCTCCATGGACATGATATCGGTCGATCTGACCGATTGCCCGACGGCTGAAATCGGCGATACGGTGACGCTATGGGGACAGGGGCTACCGGTGGAGGAAGTCGCACGCTGCGCCGACACGATTCCCTACGTGTTGCTGTGCAATGTCACGCAGCGGGTGAACATGGTGGAAACCGCCGCCTGA
- a CDS encoding TolC family protein, giving the protein MRSDRRNLLAALALLLESAAGPASARTLSLREAQDAARANHPRLQVADLQAQASQEAVIQARAAYLPHITQQTVGAISNSSKNAPARLAAGFGLAPPPVASRAATGAYLKQLIYDFGRTSNLVASAELNAKASDENRAANEAQIILLVTAAYFQMVQAQEVLKVAEDTLAQRELNLKQIKALTASGLKSALDVSFAEVNQSDAQMLLLKAQNDLASARAVLSTAMGSRDEEIFEVREEPLPSPIGKLEAAVTEALYLRPDLRTLRLQLQAAEKFAEAEKAAARPKIELVGDINYMPWVNIEAGKYPKFNVIGGILIDVPVFEGFALEARENKARKEYQAAAHGLTDAENNILRDVRVAWMAAKTAFERMPPAHQQFLETTRSFQLAQSRYQMGLSSIVELTQAQLNVTRGAIDEIEARIEYQMRRAELDYQMGKLR; this is encoded by the coding sequence ATGAGATCCGACCGGCGCAACCTGCTCGCCGCCTTGGCGCTGCTGCTGGAATCCGCCGCCGGCCCGGCAAGCGCCCGCACCCTGTCGCTCCGGGAAGCGCAGGACGCCGCCCGCGCCAACCACCCCCGTCTCCAGGTTGCCGACCTCCAGGCACAGGCATCGCAGGAGGCCGTCATCCAGGCCAGGGCTGCCTATCTCCCCCATATCACCCAGCAGACGGTCGGAGCGATTTCCAACAGCTCGAAGAATGCCCCGGCGCGGCTGGCCGCCGGCTTTGGCCTGGCGCCGCCGCCGGTTGCATCGCGGGCCGCGACCGGCGCCTACCTGAAGCAACTGATCTATGATTTCGGCCGCACCTCCAACCTGGTGGCCAGCGCCGAACTGAATGCCAAGGCCAGCGATGAAAACCGGGCCGCTAATGAAGCGCAGATCATACTGTTGGTGACCGCTGCCTACTTTCAGATGGTCCAAGCGCAGGAAGTGCTCAAAGTGGCCGAGGACACCCTCGCGCAACGGGAACTCAATCTCAAGCAGATCAAGGCGCTGACCGCATCCGGCCTCAAATCTGCTCTGGACGTCAGCTTCGCGGAAGTCAACCAGAGCGATGCCCAGATGTTGCTGCTCAAGGCCCAGAACGATCTGGCTTCGGCCCGCGCCGTGCTTTCCACCGCCATGGGCAGCCGCGACGAAGAAATTTTCGAGGTGCGGGAGGAGCCTCTGCCGTCGCCCATCGGAAAGCTGGAAGCCGCGGTCACCGAGGCGCTTTATTTGAGGCCTGATCTGCGCACGCTGCGGCTGCAATTGCAGGCGGCGGAAAAGTTCGCGGAAGCGGAAAAAGCCGCGGCCCGCCCGAAGATCGAGCTGGTGGGTGACATCAACTACATGCCCTGGGTCAATATCGAGGCGGGCAAGTATCCGAAATTCAATGTCATCGGCGGCATCCTCATCGATGTCCCGGTTTTCGAAGGCTTTGCCCTGGAGGCTCGCGAAAACAAGGCGAGAAAAGAATACCAAGCCGCGGCCCACGGATTGACCGATGCGGAAAACAACATCCTGCGCGATGTCCGGGTGGCCTGGATGGCGGCGAAAACCGCGTTCGAACGGATGCCGCCCGCTCACCAGCAGTTCCTGGAAACCACCCGATCGTTCCAATTGGCGCAGTCGCGCTATCAGATGGGATTGAGCTCCATCGTGGAACTGACCCAGGCCCAGCTCAATGTCACGCGCGGCGCCATCGACGAAATCGAAGCCCGCATCGAATATCAGATGCGCCGCGCCGAGCTGGATTACCAGATGGGAAAGCTGCGCTGA
- the pip gene encoding prolyl aminopeptidase, whose protein sequence is MKSLYPPIEPYSVHHVGVGNGHAVYVEECGNPEGIPAVFLHGGPGSGCRSHHRSFFDPERYRAILVDQRGCGRSTPHGRLRNNTTRHLLGDLESIRACLNIPKWLIFGGSWGAALALLYAQAHPERVSGLVLRGSFLARKRDVDWFVRDGASRFYPEDWQRFIDNFSPKERTNPVGAARRRVNGADELEQRRMARAWWLWSTRVTLGDAFNPPDDESLPVDALSQCRIELHYAAARYFLREGQILEDCPKIAHIPAIIVHGRQDRVCPPEAAWLLHRALPRSELKILPNSGHIAQGEEMIDALVTALETLTGRLSA, encoded by the coding sequence ATGAAATCGCTTTACCCGCCGATCGAGCCCTATTCCGTCCATCATGTCGGGGTCGGGAACGGGCATGCGGTCTATGTGGAGGAATGCGGCAACCCCGAGGGTATTCCTGCCGTGTTTCTGCATGGGGGACCCGGTTCCGGCTGCAGAAGCCATCATCGCTCGTTTTTCGACCCGGAGCGTTACCGTGCGATACTCGTCGATCAACGGGGCTGCGGGCGGTCGACTCCGCACGGTAGATTACGGAACAACACGACCCGGCATCTGCTCGGCGACCTGGAATCCATCCGGGCGTGCCTGAACATCCCGAAATGGCTGATTTTTGGCGGCTCCTGGGGGGCGGCGCTGGCATTGCTTTATGCCCAGGCTCATCCGGAACGGGTCAGCGGCTTGGTTCTGCGCGGCAGCTTCCTGGCCCGCAAGCGCGATGTGGACTGGTTCGTCCGCGACGGCGCCAGCCGGTTCTATCCCGAAGACTGGCAGCGGTTCATCGACAATTTCAGTCCCAAGGAACGGACCAACCCGGTGGGGGCTGCCCGCCGCCGCGTGAACGGCGCCGACGAACTCGAACAACGGCGAATGGCGCGAGCATGGTGGCTGTGGAGCACCCGCGTCACTCTGGGGGATGCATTCAACCCTCCCGATGACGAATCCCTGCCTGTCGATGCCTTGTCCCAGTGCCGCATCGAACTGCATTACGCCGCCGCCCGCTATTTCCTCAGGGAAGGGCAGATTCTCGAAGACTGTCCGAAGATTGCCCATATTCCCGCGATCATCGTGCACGGCCGGCAGGACCGGGTCTGTCCCCCCGAGGCGGCTTGGTTGCTGCATCGGGCATTGCCGCGATCGGAGCTGAAGATACTGCCGAACTCCGGCCACATCGCCCAGGGCGAGGAAATGATCGATGCGTTGGTGACGGCATTGGAGACCCTGACGGGACGGCTGTCAGCCTGA
- the hldE gene encoding bifunctional D-glycero-beta-D-manno-heptose-7-phosphate kinase/D-glycero-beta-D-manno-heptose 1-phosphate adenylyltransferase HldE — translation MILPDFSLARVVVVGDLMLDRYWFGGTSRISPEAPVPVVRVENVEERIGGAGNVALNLAALGGTVDLLGYAGEDEAADVLASLLTAAGIRSHIERVPTAATVTKLRIISRQQQLIRLDFEGGFGHLDPAVLVARFRALLAEAGVVVLSDYAKGTLASVHEFIAAARCVGIPVLVDPKGRDFECYRGASLLTPNLAEFEAVVGACRDDAAIERKGLELIAGLDLGALLVTRGEHGMSLLEPAGGALHLPAHAKEVYDVTGAGDTVISVLAAALAAGRPLPEAVALANLAAGIVVGKLGTAAVSPEELAIAIHGQRAPSRGAIKLAELLDVLDPLRRAGERIVVTNGCFDLLHPGHVHYLEQARALGDRLIVLVNGDDSVRRLKGAGRPVNPLAHRMAMLAALESVDWVVAFEGDTPRDEICAIRPDVLVKGGDYRDIAAIAGHDCVLAAGGEVRVLDFVDGHSTTRLIETIRNG, via the coding sequence ATGATCCTCCCCGACTTCAGCCTTGCCCGCGTAGTGGTCGTCGGAGACCTCATGCTCGACCGCTACTGGTTCGGCGGAACCTCCCGCATCTCGCCGGAGGCCCCGGTGCCGGTCGTTCGGGTGGAGAATGTGGAAGAACGCATCGGCGGGGCGGGAAACGTGGCGCTCAATCTGGCGGCGTTGGGCGGCACGGTCGATCTGCTGGGCTACGCGGGCGAGGACGAAGCCGCCGATGTGTTGGCGAGCCTCCTGACCGCGGCGGGCATCCGCAGCCACATCGAACGTGTTCCCACGGCCGCCACAGTCACCAAACTCCGCATCATCAGCCGGCAGCAGCAGCTCATTCGCCTGGATTTCGAGGGCGGATTCGGCCATCTCGATCCGGCCGTCCTGGTCGCGCGATTCCGTGCGTTGCTGGCCGAGGCGGGTGTGGTCGTCCTATCGGACTACGCGAAAGGCACACTTGCCTCGGTTCATGAATTCATTGCAGCGGCACGCTGCGTCGGCATACCGGTTCTGGTCGATCCCAAGGGACGGGATTTCGAGTGTTATCGAGGCGCCTCCCTGTTGACGCCCAACCTTGCCGAATTCGAAGCCGTGGTCGGCGCATGCCGGGACGATGCGGCGATCGAACGCAAAGGTCTGGAGCTGATCGCAGGACTGGACCTCGGAGCCCTGCTGGTCACGCGGGGCGAGCATGGCATGAGTCTTCTGGAACCGGCGGGAGGCGCGCTGCACCTTCCGGCGCATGCCAAAGAGGTGTATGACGTGACCGGTGCCGGCGATACGGTCATCTCGGTGCTGGCCGCCGCGCTCGCCGCGGGCAGGCCGCTCCCGGAGGCCGTGGCTCTGGCGAATCTGGCCGCCGGCATCGTGGTCGGAAAGCTCGGAACGGCCGCGGTCTCGCCGGAGGAACTGGCCATCGCGATCCACGGTCAGCGGGCGCCGAGCCGCGGCGCGATTAAGCTCGCGGAATTGCTGGACGTGCTCGATCCGTTGCGGCGTGCCGGCGAACGGATCGTGGTCACCAACGGCTGTTTCGACCTGCTGCATCCCGGCCATGTGCATTATCTGGAACAGGCCCGCGCCTTGGGCGACCGCCTGATCGTGCTGGTCAACGGCGACGACTCGGTGCGGCGCCTGAAAGGGGCAGGCCGTCCGGTCAATCCGCTGGCCCATCGGATGGCCATGCTGGCTGCTTTGGAAAGCGTCGACTGGGTGGTGGCATTCGAAGGGGACACCCCGCGCGATGAAATCTGCGCCATCCGGCCCGACGTGCTGGTCAAGGGCGGCGACTACCGCGACATCGCCGCGATCGCCGGACACGATTGTGTCCTGGCGGCCGGAGGCGAAGTGAGGGTGCTCGATTTCGTCGACGGCCATTCGACCACCCGCCTCATTGAAACCATCCGCAACGGTTGA